From Triticum aestivum cultivar Chinese Spring chromosome 4A, IWGSC CS RefSeq v2.1, whole genome shotgun sequence, a single genomic window includes:
- the LOC123088013 gene encoding putative wall-associated receptor kinase-like 16 isoform X1, which yields MSWLLPTGQKLLILVVATLTLQHSTTVAYGSGTSGSISMALPGCPGNCGNVSIPYPFGTKKGCFRESFNVTCNETGAYLGSNGLRVLDITLNLGEVRVQNPQISSQCNYSNGSNSTSDLDVLYLDPFHTVSNTKNKLASIGCGVLAVLVGQAEGKNQLEYYTADSCISSCFDTSSIYNGTECSGMGCCQAPVSGNISAFLAGSQPLPPIYNSTIQSFSPCSYSFVAVKDWFKFDHSYVNSTNFASKHTDGVPLVLDWVVGNESCLEATKMGSQSACQAMNSECVDVPNGSGYRCSCSQGYEGNPYLQGGCQDINECNQSLNPCKGKCRNTVGSYTCFCSSGFRSDDPKSIPCVRSDPKRALKIVLGISISVVFLMVCILALRAEYQKRRMKKEKERFFDQNGGQILYHQIMSKQVDTLRIFTQEDLKKATNDFDKSRELGRGGHGTVYKGILKDSRVVAVKRSKIMNVAETDEFVQEIIILSQTNHRNVVRLLGCCLEVEVPMLVYEFIPNGTLFAFIHRNYTSPPPSLDTRLRVAQESAEALAYLHLSMNRPIVHGDVKSMNILLDENYMAKVTDFGASRMLPKDEVQFMTLVQGTMGYLDPEYLQERQLTEKSDVYSFGVVLLELITGKTAIYHDGPKEGKSLASSFLLAMKDGSLDGILDTSIVGDSMEMLLGEVAELARMCLSARGEERPSMTEVADKLKAMRSTWREKLVLEHGKTECLVVCSSPAASALRDPPSSSTFSTGPHMSGIGIETPR from the exons ATGTCTTGGTTGTTGCCTACAGGTCAGAAGCTCTTAATACTTGTCGTCGCCACCCTAACCCTACAACATAGTACTACTGTTGCTTATGGGTCTGGGACCTCTGGGAGCATCAGCATGGCACTGCCTGGCTGCCCAggcaattgtggcaatgtgagcatTCCGTACCCATTCGGCACTAAAAAAGGCTGCTTCCGAGAATCCTTTAATGTCACATGCAATGAGACTGGAGCATATCTGGGCTCAAACGGACTTAGAGTACTGGACATCACTCTTAACTTGGGTGAGGTTCGTGTTCAGAACCCACAAAtatcatcacaatgtaactacagCAATGGCAGTAATAGCACCAGTGATTTGGACGTCTTATATCTTGATCCTTTTCATACGGTTTCCAACACCAAGAACAAGTTGGCATCAATCGGCTGTGGTGTACTTGCAGTGCTTGTGGGACAAGCCGAGGGCAAGAACCAGCTTGAGTACTATACCGCTGACTCATGCATTTCATCTTGCTTTGACACAAGCAGCATCTATAATGGAACAGAGTGCTCTGGCATGGGTTGTTGCCAGGCCCCTGTTTCAGGAAACATCAGCGCGTTCCTCGCTGGATCCCAGCCACTACCACCTATATACAACTCTACCATCCAGTCTTTCAGTCCTTGCAGCTACTCATTCGTTGCTGTGAAGGACTGGTTCAAGTTTGATCATTCCTATGTTAACTCTACAAATTTCGCAAGTAAGCATACAGATGGGGTTCCTTTGGTACTCGATTGGGTTGTTGGTAATGAAAGTTGTTTGGAAGCCACAAAGATGGGATCACAGTCTGCCTGCCAAGCCATGAACAGCGAATGTGTTGATGTGCCCAATGGCTCCGGTTACCGCTGCAGCTGTTCTCAAGGTTATGAAGGCAATCCATACCTACAAGGAGGGTGCCAAG ACATTAATGAGTGCAACCAATCCTTGAATCCCTGCAAAGGTAAATGCAGAAACACTGTGGGAAGCTACACCTGTTTTTGCTCATCAGGATTCAGGAGTGACGATCCAAAGAGCATACCCTGCGTTCGATCTGACCCAAAGAGAGCGCTGAAAATTGTGTTAG GCATATCCATCAGTGTCGTCTTCCTCATGGTTTGCATCTTGGCTCTACGGGCCGAGTATCAGAAAAGGAGgatgaagaaagagaaggaaagaTTCTTTGATCAGAATGGTGGTCAGATATTATATCACCAAATTATGTCAAAACAAGTTGATACATTGAGAATATTCACGCaagaagatctgaagaaggctacaaatgatttTGACAAGAGCAGAGAACTGGGCAGGGGTGGTCATGGCACTGTCTACAAGGGCATTCTCAAGGACAGCAGGGTAGTGGCTGTGAAGCGCTCGAAGATCATGAACGTGGCCGAAACTGACGAATTCGTACAGGAGATTATTATACTTTCACAGACCAACCACCGGAATGTGGTCAGGCTTCTAGGGTGCTGTCTAGAGGTGGAAGTTCCAATGCTGGTCTACGAGTTCATCCCTAATGGCACTCTCTTTGCGTTCATCCATCGTAACTACACAAGTCCACCTCCCTCTCTGGACACCCGTCTCAGGGTCGCTCAAGAATCAGCAGAAGCACTGGCGTATCTGCATCTGTCCATGAACCGGCCTATAGTACATGGGGATGTTAAGTCTATGAACATTCTCTTGGACGAGAACTACATGGCGAAAGTGACCGACTTTGGGGCGTCAAGGATGCTCCCCAAGGATGAGGTTCAGTTTATGACATTGGTGCAGGGCACCATGGGTTACCTCGACCCTGAGTACCTGCAGGAGCGGCAGCTAACAGAGAAGAGCGACGTTTACAGCTTTGGTGTTGTGTTGCTGGAGCTGATCACGGGCAAGACGGCCATCTACCACGATGGACCCAAGGAAGGCAAGAGCCTTGCATCGTCCTTCCTGCTCGCGATGAAGGATGGTAGCCTTGATGGCATACTGGACACAAGCATAGTGGGTGACAGCATGGAGATGCTTCTGGGAGAAGTTGCTGAGCTGGCAAGGATGTGCTTGAGCGCCAGGGGGG
- the LOC123088013 gene encoding putative wall-associated receptor kinase-like 16 isoform X2, with translation MALPGCPGNCGNVSIPYPFGTKKGCFRESFNVTCNETGAYLGSNGLRVLDITLNLGEVRVQNPQISSQCNYSNGSNSTSDLDVLYLDPFHTVSNTKNKLASIGCGVLAVLVGQAEGKNQLEYYTADSCISSCFDTSSIYNGTECSGMGCCQAPVSGNISAFLAGSQPLPPIYNSTIQSFSPCSYSFVAVKDWFKFDHSYVNSTNFASKHTDGVPLVLDWVVGNESCLEATKMGSQSACQAMNSECVDVPNGSGYRCSCSQGYEGNPYLQGGCQDINECNQSLNPCKGKCRNTVGSYTCFCSSGFRSDDPKSIPCVRSDPKRALKIVLGISISVVFLMVCILALRAEYQKRRMKKEKERFFDQNGGQILYHQIMSKQVDTLRIFTQEDLKKATNDFDKSRELGRGGHGTVYKGILKDSRVVAVKRSKIMNVAETDEFVQEIIILSQTNHRNVVRLLGCCLEVEVPMLVYEFIPNGTLFAFIHRNYTSPPPSLDTRLRVAQESAEALAYLHLSMNRPIVHGDVKSMNILLDENYMAKVTDFGASRMLPKDEVQFMTLVQGTMGYLDPEYLQERQLTEKSDVYSFGVVLLELITGKTAIYHDGPKEGKSLASSFLLAMKDGSLDGILDTSIVGDSMEMLLGEVAELARMCLSARGEERPSMTEVADKLKAMRSTWREKLVLEHGKTECLVVCSSPAASALRDPPSSSTFSTGPHMSGIGIETPR, from the exons ATGGCACTGCCTGGCTGCCCAggcaattgtggcaatgtgagcatTCCGTACCCATTCGGCACTAAAAAAGGCTGCTTCCGAGAATCCTTTAATGTCACATGCAATGAGACTGGAGCATATCTGGGCTCAAACGGACTTAGAGTACTGGACATCACTCTTAACTTGGGTGAGGTTCGTGTTCAGAACCCACAAAtatcatcacaatgtaactacagCAATGGCAGTAATAGCACCAGTGATTTGGACGTCTTATATCTTGATCCTTTTCATACGGTTTCCAACACCAAGAACAAGTTGGCATCAATCGGCTGTGGTGTACTTGCAGTGCTTGTGGGACAAGCCGAGGGCAAGAACCAGCTTGAGTACTATACCGCTGACTCATGCATTTCATCTTGCTTTGACACAAGCAGCATCTATAATGGAACAGAGTGCTCTGGCATGGGTTGTTGCCAGGCCCCTGTTTCAGGAAACATCAGCGCGTTCCTCGCTGGATCCCAGCCACTACCACCTATATACAACTCTACCATCCAGTCTTTCAGTCCTTGCAGCTACTCATTCGTTGCTGTGAAGGACTGGTTCAAGTTTGATCATTCCTATGTTAACTCTACAAATTTCGCAAGTAAGCATACAGATGGGGTTCCTTTGGTACTCGATTGGGTTGTTGGTAATGAAAGTTGTTTGGAAGCCACAAAGATGGGATCACAGTCTGCCTGCCAAGCCATGAACAGCGAATGTGTTGATGTGCCCAATGGCTCCGGTTACCGCTGCAGCTGTTCTCAAGGTTATGAAGGCAATCCATACCTACAAGGAGGGTGCCAAG ACATTAATGAGTGCAACCAATCCTTGAATCCCTGCAAAGGTAAATGCAGAAACACTGTGGGAAGCTACACCTGTTTTTGCTCATCAGGATTCAGGAGTGACGATCCAAAGAGCATACCCTGCGTTCGATCTGACCCAAAGAGAGCGCTGAAAATTGTGTTAG GCATATCCATCAGTGTCGTCTTCCTCATGGTTTGCATCTTGGCTCTACGGGCCGAGTATCAGAAAAGGAGgatgaagaaagagaaggaaagaTTCTTTGATCAGAATGGTGGTCAGATATTATATCACCAAATTATGTCAAAACAAGTTGATACATTGAGAATATTCACGCaagaagatctgaagaaggctacaaatgatttTGACAAGAGCAGAGAACTGGGCAGGGGTGGTCATGGCACTGTCTACAAGGGCATTCTCAAGGACAGCAGGGTAGTGGCTGTGAAGCGCTCGAAGATCATGAACGTGGCCGAAACTGACGAATTCGTACAGGAGATTATTATACTTTCACAGACCAACCACCGGAATGTGGTCAGGCTTCTAGGGTGCTGTCTAGAGGTGGAAGTTCCAATGCTGGTCTACGAGTTCATCCCTAATGGCACTCTCTTTGCGTTCATCCATCGTAACTACACAAGTCCACCTCCCTCTCTGGACACCCGTCTCAGGGTCGCTCAAGAATCAGCAGAAGCACTGGCGTATCTGCATCTGTCCATGAACCGGCCTATAGTACATGGGGATGTTAAGTCTATGAACATTCTCTTGGACGAGAACTACATGGCGAAAGTGACCGACTTTGGGGCGTCAAGGATGCTCCCCAAGGATGAGGTTCAGTTTATGACATTGGTGCAGGGCACCATGGGTTACCTCGACCCTGAGTACCTGCAGGAGCGGCAGCTAACAGAGAAGAGCGACGTTTACAGCTTTGGTGTTGTGTTGCTGGAGCTGATCACGGGCAAGACGGCCATCTACCACGATGGACCCAAGGAAGGCAAGAGCCTTGCATCGTCCTTCCTGCTCGCGATGAAGGATGGTAGCCTTGATGGCATACTGGACACAAGCATAGTGGGTGACAGCATGGAGATGCTTCTGGGAGAAGTTGCTGAGCTGGCAAGGATGTGCTTGAGCGCCAGGGGGG